A window from Micromonospora profundi encodes these proteins:
- a CDS encoding ABC transporter ATP-binding protein yields the protein MSTLSLTGVSRWYGNVVAVNDISMDLGPGVTGLLGPNGAGKTTLLHMMAGFLSPSRGTVTLDDQPTWRNPDVYRRLGLVSEREAVQSFLSAYEFVLASAKLHRLPDPAAAARRAIDLVELESAQDRRIGTYSKGMRQRARVAAAMVHDPQVLLLDEPFNGMDPRQRLHMMELLHKLGDAGRTILFSSHILEEVEQISGTVQVMVAGRLAASGDFRTIRRLMTNRPHVFAVRSTDDRALAVALIGEESVNGVELDRTGLTVRAGDYGAFTRALPRIALTRGIRVRQLVPSDESLESVFSYLVEA from the coding sequence ATGAGCACGCTGAGCCTGACCGGGGTGTCCCGGTGGTACGGCAACGTGGTCGCCGTCAACGACATCAGCATGGATCTCGGGCCCGGCGTGACCGGTCTGCTCGGCCCGAACGGCGCCGGCAAGACCACGCTGCTGCACATGATGGCCGGGTTCCTCTCCCCGTCGCGCGGCACGGTGACCCTCGACGACCAGCCGACCTGGCGTAACCCCGACGTGTACCGCCGGCTGGGGCTGGTCAGCGAGCGGGAGGCGGTGCAGAGCTTCCTCAGCGCATACGAGTTCGTGCTGGCGAGCGCGAAGCTGCACCGGCTGCCCGACCCGGCGGCGGCGGCCCGCCGGGCCATCGACCTTGTGGAGTTGGAGTCGGCGCAGGACCGGCGGATCGGCACGTACTCCAAGGGCATGCGGCAGAGGGCCCGGGTGGCCGCCGCCATGGTGCACGACCCGCAGGTGCTGCTGCTCGATGAGCCGTTCAACGGCATGGACCCGCGCCAGCGGCTGCACATGATGGAGTTGCTGCACAAGCTGGGCGATGCCGGCCGGACCATCCTGTTCAGCTCGCACATCCTGGAGGAGGTCGAGCAGATCTCCGGCACGGTGCAGGTGATGGTGGCCGGTCGGCTCGCCGCCTCCGGTGACTTCCGCACCATCCGCAGGCTGATGACCAACCGTCCGCACGTCTTCGCGGTGCGCTCCACCGACGACAGGGCGTTGGCCGTGGCGCTGATCGGCGAGGAGTCGGTGAACGGTGTCGAGCTGGACCGCACCGGGCTGACCGTGCGGGCCGGCGACTACGGGGCGTTCACCCGGGCGCTGCCCCGGATCGCGCTGACCCGGGGCATTCGGGTGCGCCAACTGGTGCCGTCGGATGAGTCCCTGGAGAGCGTTTTCTCCTATCTCGTGGAGGCCTGA
- a CDS encoding ABC transporter permease subunit, producing the protein MSTITWITARGLFGRRRFLLLLPLPLVLLGLAVLCRSLGVDPGQWGPPVLVGLGLAVVLPVVALIIGTGVLGAEIDDGTVVHILTKPLPRWQIVLPKLAVSAGVTAATVAVPLYVAGVLADSVRLGLALAAAAALGALAYSAFFLALSLVTRRPVLLGLVYVLIWEGLLGNFVSGTKVLSIQQYVIALADRLAPTGLLETSVSVPVASVMTALVSVGFTVLAIDRLRSFSVAGETS; encoded by the coding sequence ATGTCGACAATTACCTGGATCACCGCACGCGGGCTGTTCGGCCGGCGCCGGTTCCTGCTGCTGCTCCCGCTGCCACTGGTGCTGCTCGGTCTGGCCGTGCTCTGCCGTTCGCTGGGCGTCGACCCGGGTCAGTGGGGTCCGCCGGTGCTTGTCGGTCTCGGTCTGGCGGTCGTGCTGCCGGTCGTCGCGCTGATCATCGGCACCGGCGTGCTCGGTGCCGAGATCGACGACGGCACCGTGGTGCACATCCTCACCAAGCCGCTGCCGCGCTGGCAGATCGTCCTGCCGAAGCTCGCGGTGTCCGCCGGGGTCACAGCGGCCACCGTCGCGGTGCCGCTCTACGTCGCGGGCGTGCTTGCCGATTCGGTACGCCTCGGCCTGGCGCTGGCCGCGGCGGCAGCGCTCGGCGCGCTCGCGTACTCGGCGTTCTTCCTCGCGCTCAGCCTGGTCACCCGGCGGCCGGTGCTTCTCGGCCTGGTCTACGTGCTGATCTGGGAGGGGCTGCTCGGCAACTTCGTCAGCGGAACGAAGGTGCTCTCGATCCAGCAGTACGTGATCGCCCTGGCCGACCGGCTCGCACCCACAGGGCTGCTGGAGACCAGCGTGTCGGTGCCTGTGGCGTCGGTGATGACCGCGTTGGTGAGCGTCGGCTTCACGGTGCTGGCCATCGACCGCCTGCGGTCGTTCAGCGTGGCTGGCGAGACGAGCTGA
- the valS gene encoding valine--tRNA ligase — MTDTARTARAGVPERPTLDGLEESWARRWQEEGTYAFDRSKKRADVYAIDTPPPTVSGELHMGHVFSYTHTDTVARYQRMRGKAVFYPMGWDDNGLPTERRVQNVYGVRCDPALPYDPVWRPPATPVDDAARRDPTPISRRNFIELCERLTVADEQVFEALWRRLGLSVDWSLTYTTIGRVARATSQRAFVRNLLRGEAYQAEAPTLWDVGFATAVAQAELEDRERPGAYHRLRFSGPAGREVLIDTTRPELLPACVALVCHPDDERYADLVGGTVRSPLFDVEVPVHAHPLADPAKGTGVAMVCTFGDLSDVTWWRELRLDTRVVIGRDGRLLPEPPAGVPAQPYAALAGQTVNGARREIVGMLADAGDLIGEPRPITHPVKFYERGDRPLEIVSTRQWYLRNGGRDAELRATLLARGGELRWVPAHMKHRYDHWVGGLTGDWLVSRQRFFGVPVPVWYRLDDAGEPDWSHPLTPDESALPVDPSSDPAPGYDESQRGQPGGFVGDPDVLDTWATSSLTPQIVGGWETDPALFAQVFPMDLRPQGQEIIRTWLFSSVVRSHFEHGVLPWRDTVLSGWILDPDRKKMAKSKGNVVTPLALLEQHGSDAVRYWAASGKPGMDLAFDPAQIKVGRRLATKLLNASKFALGLGAADALRAPATTALDRAMLAELATVVTAAGTAFDAYDHTAALQVTEAFFWRFCDDYIELVKERAYGTGAAADSARAALASALSVQLRLFAPVLPYVTEEVWSWWRYGSVHRAPWPTMYEVASTIEGAGDPALLRLAGDALSQVRRAKSERKLSMKAEVPLAEALGPAELLEQLTLVADDLRAAGRIGKLDLLPDRTPELVIACAF, encoded by the coding sequence ATGACCGATACGGCGAGGACCGCCCGCGCCGGCGTCCCCGAGCGTCCGACTTTGGACGGGCTCGAGGAGAGCTGGGCGCGCCGCTGGCAGGAGGAGGGCACGTACGCGTTCGACCGCTCGAAGAAGCGCGCCGACGTGTACGCCATCGACACCCCGCCGCCGACCGTATCGGGCGAGCTGCACATGGGTCACGTCTTCTCGTACACGCACACCGACACCGTCGCGCGGTACCAGCGGATGCGCGGCAAGGCGGTCTTCTATCCGATGGGCTGGGACGACAACGGGCTGCCCACCGAACGTCGCGTGCAGAACGTGTACGGGGTGCGCTGCGATCCGGCGCTGCCGTACGACCCTGTGTGGCGGCCGCCGGCGACGCCTGTCGACGACGCGGCACGCCGGGACCCCACTCCCATCTCGCGGCGCAACTTCATCGAGTTGTGCGAGCGGTTGACGGTCGCCGACGAGCAGGTCTTCGAGGCGCTATGGCGGCGGCTCGGGCTCTCGGTGGACTGGTCGTTGACGTACACGACGATCGGCAGGGTGGCCCGCGCGACAAGTCAGCGGGCGTTCGTGCGCAACCTGCTGCGCGGTGAGGCGTACCAGGCGGAGGCGCCGACGCTGTGGGACGTCGGCTTCGCCACCGCCGTCGCCCAGGCGGAGCTGGAGGACCGGGAGCGCCCCGGCGCCTACCACCGGCTGCGGTTCAGCGGCCCGGCCGGGCGTGAGGTGCTCATCGACACCACCCGACCCGAGTTGCTGCCGGCCTGCGTGGCGCTCGTCTGCCACCCCGACGACGAGCGGTACGCCGACCTGGTTGGCGGCACGGTGCGCAGCCCGCTGTTCGACGTCGAGGTGCCGGTGCACGCCCACCCGCTCGCCGACCCCGCGAAGGGCACCGGCGTCGCCATGGTCTGCACGTTCGGCGACCTGAGCGACGTGACGTGGTGGCGCGAGCTGCGGTTGGACACCCGTGTGGTGATCGGCCGGGACGGTCGTCTGCTTCCCGAGCCGCCGGCCGGTGTGCCGGCGCAGCCGTACGCGGCGCTGGCCGGGCAGACCGTCAACGGCGCCCGCCGGGAGATCGTCGGGATGCTCGCCGACGCGGGTGACCTGATCGGCGAGCCCCGCCCGATCACGCACCCGGTGAAGTTCTACGAACGCGGCGACCGGCCGCTGGAGATCGTGTCGACCCGACAGTGGTATCTGCGCAACGGCGGCCGGGATGCTGAGCTGCGGGCGACGCTGCTGGCCCGGGGTGGGGAGCTGCGCTGGGTGCCGGCGCACATGAAGCACCGCTACGACCACTGGGTGGGCGGCCTGACCGGGGACTGGCTGGTCAGCCGCCAGCGTTTCTTCGGTGTGCCGGTGCCTGTGTGGTACCGGCTCGACGACGCTGGCGAGCCGGACTGGTCCCACCCTCTCACGCCGGACGAGTCGGCGCTGCCGGTCGATCCGTCCAGTGATCCGGCACCCGGCTACGACGAGTCACAGCGCGGCCAGCCCGGCGGTTTCGTCGGCGACCCGGACGTGCTGGACACCTGGGCCACCTCGTCGCTGACCCCGCAGATCGTCGGCGGTTGGGAGACCGACCCGGCGCTGTTCGCGCAGGTCTTCCCGATGGACCTCCGTCCGCAGGGGCAGGAGATCATCCGGACCTGGCTCTTCTCCAGCGTGGTCCGCTCGCACTTCGAGCACGGGGTGCTGCCGTGGCGGGACACAGTGCTCTCGGGTTGGATCCTCGACCCGGACCGCAAGAAGATGGCCAAGTCCAAAGGGAACGTGGTCACCCCTCTGGCGCTGCTGGAGCAGCACGGCTCGGACGCGGTGCGCTACTGGGCGGCAAGCGGCAAACCCGGCATGGACCTGGCCTTCGACCCCGCACAGATCAAGGTCGGTCGACGGCTGGCCACCAAGCTGCTCAACGCGTCGAAGTTCGCCCTCGGGCTGGGCGCCGCCGACGCGTTGCGCGCCCCGGCGACCACCGCGCTGGACCGCGCCATGCTCGCCGAACTGGCCACCGTGGTCACCGCCGCGGGCACCGCCTTCGACGCGTACGACCACACTGCCGCGTTGCAGGTGACCGAGGCGTTCTTCTGGCGGTTCTGCGACGACTACATCGAGTTGGTGAAGGAGCGCGCGTACGGCACGGGCGCGGCTGCCGACTCGGCACGGGCGGCTTTGGCCTCGGCGCTGTCGGTGCAACTGCGGCTGTTCGCCCCGGTGCTGCCGTACGTCACCGAGGAGGTCTGGTCGTGGTGGCGGTACGGGTCGGTGCACCGCGCGCCGTGGCCCACCATGTACGAGGTGGCGTCGACGATCGAAGGCGCGGGCGATCCGGCGCTGCTGCGGCTGGCCGGCGACGCGCTGAGCCAGGTGCGACGGGCCAAGTCGGAGCGGAAGCTGTCGATGAAGGCTGAGGTGCCGCTGGCCGAGGCGCTCGGCCCTGCCGAACTGCTGGAGCAGCTCACGCTTGTCGCCGACGACCTGCGCGCGGCCGGTCGGATCGGCAAGCTCGACCTGCTGCCCGACCGCACCCCGGAACTCGTCATCGCCTGCGCCTTCTGA
- a CDS encoding ABC transporter ATP-binding protein, which produces MTVPQQAGPPPEEQEPELTRWRGTATDPEADRSQAEESTPEAVARLRRHSRALLADLLRPHRRWLAAAVGLLLAQNAAAMAGPYLVMLGIDRGIGPLRAGDAGPLAAVAAAFAVAAVTEYAARRGFLTLSARIGQAVLLDLRQRVFGHFLRLSVGFHERYTSGRMVSRLTSDLDSIAELVDGGIDSLVLAALSILSVAAILLWMDLPLAAVTLFAFPFLFVLSRWFARASAGAYRRTREAVALVIVHFVESMRGIRAVQTFRREPRNQRIFVALGDDYRRSSLHAFRLIATYSPAIKLIGNVTIAVVLCYGGWRVLGGHTEVGVLAAFLLYLRRFFEPMQELSQFYNSLQSATAALEKLAGVLDERPAVAEPTRPVPLPAGRGRGELTFRAVSFGYLAGTPILDRLDLTVPAGQTVALIGPTGAGKSTIAKLVARFHDPDTGTVRLDGVDLRDVGDADLRRAVVLVTQENHLFSGTVAENIRFGRPDADDAEVQAAAQAIGAHEFIAALPDGYATQVHRRGGRLSAGQRQLVAFARAFLADPTVLILDEATSSLDVPTERLVQRALGTILRERTALVIAHRLSTVETADRVLVLDGGRLVEDGPPALLAEAGGRYAALHRQWRDSLV; this is translated from the coding sequence GTGACAGTGCCGCAGCAGGCAGGCCCACCGCCGGAGGAGCAGGAGCCTGAGCTGACGCGCTGGCGCGGCACGGCCACCGATCCGGAGGCCGATCGCAGCCAGGCCGAGGAGAGCACCCCTGAGGCGGTGGCACGGCTGCGCCGGCACAGTCGGGCACTCCTGGCCGACCTGCTCCGCCCGCACCGGCGGTGGCTGGCCGCCGCGGTCGGCCTGCTGCTGGCCCAGAACGCCGCCGCGATGGCCGGGCCGTACCTGGTGATGCTCGGCATCGACCGGGGCATCGGGCCGTTGCGGGCCGGGGACGCCGGGCCGCTCGCCGCCGTCGCCGCCGCGTTCGCGGTCGCCGCGGTGACCGAATACGCGGCCCGCCGCGGGTTCCTGACCCTCTCCGCCCGGATCGGCCAGGCCGTCCTACTGGACCTGCGGCAGCGGGTGTTCGGGCACTTCCTGCGGCTGTCGGTGGGCTTCCACGAGCGCTACACCTCCGGCCGGATGGTCTCCCGGCTCACCAGCGACCTGGACTCGATCGCCGAACTCGTCGACGGCGGCATCGACAGTCTGGTGCTGGCCGCGCTGTCGATCCTGTCGGTGGCCGCCATCCTGCTCTGGATGGACCTGCCGCTGGCGGCGGTGACGCTGTTCGCGTTCCCGTTCCTGTTCGTGCTGTCCCGCTGGTTCGCGCGGGCGTCGGCCGGCGCGTACCGGCGGACCCGGGAGGCGGTCGCGCTTGTCATCGTGCACTTCGTCGAGTCCATGCGGGGCATCCGGGCGGTGCAGACGTTCCGCCGGGAGCCGCGCAACCAGCGGATCTTCGTGGCGCTCGGCGACGACTACAGACGTTCCAGCCTGCACGCGTTCCGGCTGATCGCCACGTACTCCCCGGCGATCAAGCTGATCGGCAACGTGACGATCGCTGTGGTGCTCTGCTACGGCGGCTGGCGGGTGCTCGGCGGGCACACGGAGGTCGGGGTGCTCGCCGCGTTCCTGCTGTACCTGCGCCGCTTCTTCGAGCCGATGCAGGAGCTGAGCCAGTTCTACAACTCGCTCCAGTCGGCCACCGCCGCGTTGGAGAAGCTGGCCGGGGTGCTCGACGAGCGGCCCGCCGTCGCCGAGCCCACCCGGCCGGTTCCGCTGCCGGCCGGCCGCGGCCGAGGGGAGCTGACCTTCCGGGCGGTCTCGTTCGGCTACCTGGCCGGCACCCCGATCCTCGACAGGTTGGACCTGACAGTGCCGGCCGGGCAGACGGTCGCGCTGATCGGGCCCACCGGCGCTGGCAAGTCGACAATCGCCAAGCTGGTCGCCCGGTTCCACGACCCGGACACCGGCACGGTACGCCTCGACGGGGTCGACCTGCGCGACGTGGGCGACGCCGACCTGCGTCGCGCGGTGGTGCTTGTCACCCAGGAGAACCACCTGTTCAGCGGCACCGTCGCGGAGAACATCCGGTTCGGTCGCCCGGACGCCGACGACGCCGAGGTCCAGGCCGCCGCGCAGGCCATCGGCGCGCACGAGTTCATCGCCGCGCTTCCCGACGGGTACGCCACGCAGGTACACAGGCGCGGCGGCCGGCTCTCCGCCGGGCAGCGGCAGCTCGTCGCGTTCGCCCGGGCGTTCCTGGCCGACCCGACAGTGCTGATCCTGGACGAGGCGACGTCCTCGCTGGACGTGCCGACCGAACGGCTCGTGCAGCGGGCACTCGGCACCATCCTGCGGGAACGGACCGCCCTGGTGATCGCGCACCGCCTCTCCACAGTGGAGACCGCCGACCGGGTACTCGTCCTCGACGGCGGACGTCTCGTCGAGGACGGCCCGCCCGCCCTGCTGGCCGAGGCCGGCGGCCGGTACGCGGCCCTGCACCGGCAGTGGCGCGACTCGCTGGTCTGA
- a CDS encoding ABC transporter ATP-binding protein, with product MPVESDGDPAARAASGTHPVHNLWRLRRYLRPYAAEFAWLLVAGLAGTAAGIAVPLVVQRVVDGPIARHEPAGLLQLGGLALLLGVAEAVLIFVRRWVQSSSAVGMEATLRADVYAHLQRLPASFHDRWQSGQLLSRITSDLSVIRRFLSFGVFFLVLNLATYVVVVLLLIRLHAALGLLVAASAVPLLLIARRFGRHYHTASRRMQDQQGDVATLVEETAQGLRTMKAYGRGPELAARFTAGARTLHDTGIGKGRLLANTAALLDLVPNVTLGVVLVAGAAAAARGVLTIGELVAFASLQLMLIWPVQSLGWIIANGQEAATAADRIQEVLDTPPQIVDAPEALTLPRDAVRGRLRFERVSFCYPDAAAPVLSEIDLTIEPGETLALVGATGCGKSTLLSLVPRMHEVTGGRITVDGHDLRDLRLASLRRLVGVAFEEPTLFSMSVRENLTLGRPDADDDEIRAALALAQADFAYDLPWGLATRVGEQGLSLSGGQRQRLALARAVLGRPALLVLDDPLSALDVHTEALVEAALRQVLRTTTALLVVHRPSTISLADRVALLDGGRIVAVGRHSQLLATVPAYRALLAAEPPTGGGEGSNSPTSDGWGLVRS from the coding sequence GTGCCTGTGGAGAGCGACGGCGACCCGGCCGCCCGGGCCGCCTCGGGCACCCACCCCGTGCACAACCTCTGGCGGCTGCGCCGCTACCTGCGCCCGTACGCCGCCGAGTTCGCCTGGCTGCTTGTCGCAGGGCTCGCGGGCACGGCCGCAGGGATCGCCGTACCCCTCGTGGTGCAGCGAGTGGTGGACGGGCCGATAGCCCGCCACGAGCCCGCCGGCCTGCTCCAGCTCGGCGGCCTGGCGCTGCTGCTCGGCGTGGCCGAGGCGGTGCTCATCTTCGTCCGCCGCTGGGTGCAGTCGTCCTCGGCGGTGGGCATGGAGGCGACCCTGCGCGCCGACGTCTACGCCCACCTGCAACGGCTGCCGGCGAGCTTCCACGACCGCTGGCAGTCCGGCCAACTGCTCTCCCGGATCACCAGCGACCTGTCGGTGATCCGCCGGTTCCTCTCGTTCGGTGTGTTCTTCCTGGTGCTGAACCTGGCCACCTACGTGGTGGTGGTGCTGCTGCTGATCCGCCTGCACGCCGCGCTCGGGCTGCTTGTCGCGGCCAGCGCGGTGCCACTGCTGCTGATCGCCCGACGGTTCGGCAGGCACTACCACACCGCGTCCCGCCGGATGCAGGATCAACAGGGCGATGTGGCGACGCTCGTCGAAGAGACCGCGCAGGGTCTGCGCACCATGAAGGCGTACGGCCGGGGGCCCGAACTTGCCGCCCGTTTCACCGCCGGCGCCCGGACCCTGCACGACACGGGCATCGGCAAGGGCCGGCTGCTGGCCAACACCGCGGCGCTGCTCGACCTGGTGCCCAACGTGACGCTCGGCGTGGTGCTGGTGGCCGGGGCGGCCGCCGCCGCGCGGGGTGTGCTCACCATCGGCGAGCTTGTCGCGTTCGCGAGCCTCCAGCTGATGCTCATCTGGCCGGTGCAGTCATTGGGCTGGATCATCGCCAACGGTCAGGAGGCGGCGACCGCCGCCGACCGGATCCAGGAGGTGCTGGACACCCCACCGCAGATCGTGGACGCGCCCGAGGCGCTCACGTTGCCCCGCGACGCGGTACGCGGAAGGCTCCGCTTCGAACGCGTCTCCTTCTGCTATCCGGACGCCGCCGCGCCGGTGCTGAGCGAGATCGACCTGACCATCGAGCCGGGCGAGACGCTGGCCCTGGTGGGCGCCACCGGCTGCGGCAAGAGCACGCTGCTCTCCCTCGTGCCCCGGATGCACGAGGTGACCGGCGGCCGGATCACAGTGGACGGGCACGACCTGCGTGACCTCCGGCTGGCCTCGCTGCGTCGACTGGTCGGCGTGGCGTTCGAGGAACCCACGCTGTTCTCGATGTCGGTGCGGGAGAACCTCACACTGGGCCGCCCGGACGCCGACGACGACGAGATCCGCGCCGCCCTCGCGCTCGCCCAGGCCGACTTCGCGTACGACCTGCCGTGGGGTTTGGCCACCCGCGTGGGTGAGCAGGGACTGTCGCTGTCCGGCGGTCAACGCCAGCGGCTGGCGCTGGCCAGGGCGGTGCTGGGCCGACCGGCGCTGCTGGTGCTCGACGACCCACTGTCCGCCCTGGACGTGCACACCGAGGCGCTTGTCGAGGCGGCGCTGCGGCAGGTCCTGCGCACCACCACCGCGCTGCTTGTGGTGCACCGGCCGTCGACGATCTCGCTTGCCGACCGCGTCGCGCTGCTCGACGGCGGCCGGATCGTCGCTGTCGGCCGACATTCCCAACTGCTGGCCACAGTGCCCGCGTACCGGGCGCTGCTCGCCGCCGAGCCACCAACGGGCGGAGGCGAGGGGTCCAACTCCCCCACCTCCGACGGGTGGGGTCTGGTGCGCTCGTGA
- a CDS encoding methylated-DNA--[protein]-cysteine S-methyltransferase, producing MSIDSTVLSTPTGPLSILAGPDGDVLAAGFTPDPAALLPLIHPTLRAPLRQRTDLGPVTAAVRSYLDGDLAAIDAVPVRQHTAGVFMAHAWQVLRSVPAGTPVTYTGYAALAGRPPAVRAAAAACARNAAALFVPCHRVLRTDGTLGGYRWGLDVKRWLLGHEQRLTTN from the coding sequence ATGAGCATCGACAGCACCGTACTGAGCACACCGACCGGCCCGTTGAGCATCCTCGCCGGCCCGGACGGCGACGTCCTGGCGGCCGGCTTCACACCGGACCCTGCGGCCCTGCTGCCCCTGATCCACCCGACCCTGCGCGCACCGCTGCGGCAGCGCACCGACCTCGGGCCCGTCACCGCCGCCGTCCGGTCCTACCTCGATGGTGACCTCGCCGCCATCGACGCCGTCCCGGTGCGGCAGCACACGGCAGGCGTGTTCATGGCCCACGCCTGGCAGGTGCTGCGTTCGGTCCCGGCCGGCACCCCGGTCACCTACACCGGGTACGCGGCGCTGGCCGGCCGACCACCGGCGGTACGGGCCGCCGCGGCTGCCTGCGCCCGCAACGCGGCGGCGCTTTTCGTGCCCTGTCACCGGGTCCTGCGTACCGACGGCACGCTCGGTGGCTACCGCTGGGGGCTTGACGTGAAGAGGTGGCTGCTCGGTCACGAGCAGCGATTGACAACAAACTGA
- a CDS encoding DNA-3-methyladenine glycosylase 2 family protein: MEMDFERCYRAVDSRDQRFDGWFYTGVTSTGIYCRPSCPATTPKRQNVRFFPSAAAAQGAGLRACRRCRPDAAPGSPEWDVRADVVGRAMRLIADGVVDRDGVPGLAVRLGYTERHLHRMLRAEMGAGPLALARAQRAQTARILIETTDLGMTEVAFAAGFGSVRQFNDTIREVYASAPSGLRTARGRPELATGAGTITLRLAYRPPLHARALLDFLAVRALPGVDEVRDGTYHRGLRLPHGSGQVALTPADGYVAATLRLTDMRDLAPAVARCRRLLDLDADPTAVDAALAADPALAPVVAAEPGIRLPRSVDGFEMAVRAIVGQQVSVTSARTTVTRLLLAARPLPRPGDHEVDGPDGDRTPRQPHDHRGGEAGGEPGGGFLGAEEILELPESAFGMPVRRRETIRGLARAVVDGTVDLAPGGDREETVRQLLALPGIGPWTANYLAMRALGDPDVLLDTDLAVRRGAAALGLPDTTLAAHAERWRPWRSYATIRLWRAA, from the coding sequence GTGGAGATGGACTTCGAGCGGTGCTACCGGGCCGTGGACAGCCGTGACCAGCGGTTCGACGGCTGGTTCTATACCGGCGTGACGTCCACCGGCATCTACTGCCGGCCGTCCTGTCCGGCGACCACACCCAAGCGACAGAACGTCCGTTTCTTCCCGTCCGCAGCGGCGGCGCAGGGTGCCGGGCTGCGCGCCTGCCGCCGCTGCCGACCCGACGCCGCGCCCGGCTCCCCCGAGTGGGACGTCCGCGCCGACGTGGTCGGTAGGGCGATGCGGCTGATCGCCGACGGGGTCGTGGATCGCGACGGCGTACCGGGCTTGGCCGTCCGTCTCGGCTACACCGAGCGGCACCTGCACCGGATGCTGCGCGCCGAGATGGGCGCCGGGCCGCTCGCGCTGGCCCGGGCGCAGCGGGCGCAGACCGCCCGGATCCTGATCGAGACGACCGACCTGGGAATGACCGAGGTCGCGTTCGCCGCGGGCTTCGGCAGCGTGCGGCAGTTCAACGACACGATCCGAGAGGTGTACGCGAGCGCACCCTCGGGCCTGCGCACGGCCCGGGGCCGGCCCGAGCTGGCGACCGGGGCGGGAACGATCACACTCCGGCTGGCGTACCGACCGCCGTTGCACGCCCGGGCACTCCTGGACTTCCTGGCGGTACGGGCGCTGCCTGGGGTCGACGAGGTGCGCGACGGGACGTACCACAGGGGTTTGCGGTTGCCGCACGGCTCCGGCCAGGTGGCGCTGACCCCGGCGGACGGGTACGTGGCGGCGACACTGCGCCTGACCGACATGCGTGACCTGGCGCCGGCGGTCGCCCGCTGCCGCCGGCTGCTCGACCTGGACGCGGACCCGACAGCAGTGGACGCCGCACTGGCGGCGGACCCGGCGCTGGCCCCGGTGGTGGCGGCGGAGCCAGGCATCCGGCTCCCCCGGTCGGTAGACGGCTTCGAGATGGCCGTACGCGCCATCGTCGGCCAACAGGTCTCGGTCACCAGCGCCCGCACCACAGTGACTCGCCTACTCCTAGCCGCCCGCCCTCTCCCTCGGCCCGGTGATCATGAGGTTGACGGGCCGGATGGAGATCGAACCCCCCGCCAACCTCATGATCACCGCGGCGGGGAGGCCGGTGGGGAGCCCGGTGGGGGGTTTCTTGGGGCTGAGGAGATTCTGGAGCTGCCGGAATCGGCATTTGGGATGCCTGTTCGGCGGCGGGAGACGATCCGTGGGCTGGCTCGGGCGGTTGTCGACGGGACGGTGGACCTCGCGCCCGGGGGCGACCGGGAGGAGACGGTCCGGCAGTTGCTCGCGCTTCCCGGCATCGGCCCGTGGACAGCGAACTACCTGGCCATGCGCGCCCTCGGCGACCCGGACGTCCTGCTCGACACGGATCTCGCGGTCCGGCGGGGCGCCGCCGCGCTCGGCCTGCCCGACACCACCCTTGCCGCCCACGCCGAACGCTGGCGGCCCTGGCGGTCCTACGCCACGATCAGACTCTGGAGAGCGGCATGA
- a CDS encoding SigE family RNA polymerase sigma factor — protein sequence MDEDERLRLAEFVSSRTPALMRVAYLLTGDRTAAEDLLQSALARAIPRWGTIRHTDPEGYLRVVMYRQQISWWRRLRRWRETPLNPADEPVGADPSGGSDVRLAMRAALRHLPPAQRAVVVLRYYEDLPEARVAELLGCSVGTVRSRTHRAVTRLRELLPEIELLEVRR from the coding sequence GTGGACGAGGACGAACGACTCCGGCTGGCCGAGTTCGTCAGCAGCCGGACTCCGGCGCTGATGCGGGTCGCGTACCTGTTGACCGGGGACCGAACCGCAGCCGAGGACCTCCTGCAGTCGGCGCTCGCGCGAGCCATCCCGAGATGGGGAACCATCCGCCACACCGACCCCGAGGGGTACCTGCGCGTGGTGATGTACCGCCAGCAGATCAGCTGGTGGCGACGTCTGCGTCGGTGGCGGGAGACGCCGCTCAACCCGGCGGACGAGCCGGTCGGCGCCGACCCGAGCGGTGGGTCGGACGTGCGGTTGGCGATGCGCGCCGCGCTGCGGCACCTACCGCCGGCCCAACGGGCGGTGGTGGTGCTGCGCTACTACGAGGACCTGCCCGAGGCCCGGGTCGCCGAACTGCTCGGCTGCTCGGTGGGCACCGTGCGCAGCCGTACCCACCGGGCGGTCACCCGGCTGCGGGAGTTGCTGCCGGAGATCGAACTGCTGGAGGTACGGCGATGA